The following nucleotide sequence is from Bacteroidota bacterium.
GTGGAATATCATCATCACCGTTTGCGATAATGCGCGAGAAGCCTGCCCGACATTTCCCGGGCGTCCGATCTCCGCGCACTGGGGCTTCGAAGATCCTGCTCACTTCGAAGGGACGGAAGAAGCGAAACAGCGGTTCTTCCGGCAGGTAGCGACAGATATCGAACGAAGGATTCGGTTATTTCTCGCGCTGCCCGAATCGGCAATGAACGAGTTCGAGTACGCACAGGCAGTGCGAAACATCGGACTTCAGTAGCTCTTTCTCTCTGTCCCTGTCGAGAATCTACCACCCGGACAATGCAGCATATTCGCACTTCTCTTGCCGAGATCGTCGGCACGTTCATTCTTGTCGTGATCGGTACCGGCTCGATGATGCTCAATG
It contains:
- a CDS encoding arsenate reductase ArsC — protein: MTTKKRILFLCTGNSCRSQMAEGLMNKLAGDRFEAYSAGSNPAGYVHPMAIETMRHMGVDISRNVSKSLDQYLGDPWNIIITVCDNAREACPTFPGRPISAHWGFEDPAHFEGTEEAKQRFFRQVATDIERRIRLFLALPESAMNEFEYAQAVRNIGLQ